The DNA sequence TGACACTAGCCGTTTTCTTGGCTGAGTATCTACAGCTGTGTGAGAAGGGTGTAGGCCTGGCACCCTTTgtcccctgggccagcagctaGTCAGGTCGGCCCTCACTAGTGAGGAGTgcaagggggaggcagtgggacgcTGAGCTTGGGAGAGGTAACTTACAGACCCTCCTTGTGAACAAAAGCGATGCCATATAGCAGCTCCCCTTACCCcctcctggggagagggagggaatccCAGAGCAGGCGCCTCAGCCCAGCCCCGAAGTCGGCAGGGAAAGAAATGCCCCTGACGTTAGGGGCCCAAGGACAGGGGAAGGGGGTCGGGGAGCAGGGGGTATCTGCCTGGGAGCAAGGAGATTCGTGGGGGTGGCTGGCATGCACCTGGGGCGGGCGCTCCCTCACCGATGCGGTCCAGGCGGTCCATGGCCACGGTCTCGAAGGCCCTACGCATCATGGGGTGCTCCTCCAGCACCTCATTGAAGTTATCCACCGAGAGTGAGTAGAGGCGGCAGTAGGTGTCAGCCCGGACGCTGGCCGTGCGCCTCCCCCGCGTCAGCAGGCAGATCTCTGTGGGGACACAGAGCTCGGCATCATGGCCATGGCCACCTCCCTGCTGGCACCGACCCCCCAGCCAGAGAAGGGGAGACTGTTACCTTGTCTAGTGCCTCTTATGTTACAGGAGCTTGTGAGCTGAACGAAATTGAAGCACAAAGTTGGGAAGGGACCGATCCCAGGCAACGCAACAGCCACTcacagagtcaggaacagaacccaggagtcctgtctggCATGGCCACACCTTGCTCTAACCCTAGACaccgctccttctccctcccataGCTGGagagaaaacccaggagtcctggctcccagcccctccttctcccccattcttatccccactgccttcccatAGCTGGagagaaaacccaggagtcctggctcccaggccctccttctcccccactgccttcccatAGCTGGagagaaaacccaggagtcctggctcccagcccctccttctcccccattGCCTTCCCATAGCTGGagagaaaacccaggagtcctggctcccagaccctccttctcccccactgccttcccagagctggagagagaacccaggagtcctggctcccagcccctccagtTCAAACCATTGGACAAGACTCCCTCCTCAGCATGAGCAGTAGATTACGAAGTATTTTAACTCGAAGAAGCCTTAGATTGTAGGGTGAGGGGCACCTTAGTAAAcccgggtgggtgggtggagcctAAGTTAGGGGCATGAAGGGGTGGGCACAGGAGTACAACAGCTGGGGCTAGGATTCtcctgtgacattctgtaccttgggggagtgcCCTGTACCCCCattttcctcatttatatatgaCTGTGAACTTGCATATAAAACAGGCtgtgtgaggtatcaggggaaagattatgatctactgaaagtcatttttctaccATATATGTAGATCaataatgcatatgaagttatgagaattgtgttgtatggttgtcactaaaacaggctgtaagttggggaatcagccaggtATTAGCCCCCCACTCTCAGAGTCAACAgcaggaaagtaaccaacacccgggcagggtgtcaaacaatccatcaacagccattgtccagcaaggagctacaatgcaatgactcacctgcatggggccacaccaggggaattgctcaaccttgcctggggactcagcaatgctcaCAGACATGCCTGAACttatgttctccaagcacatggactaagggtataaaacagacacagtggacccatgcttggcctttctcctgcccccacctatgctgcaaacaACAAGGACACTGAAGActtaagactccaacagaggactCTGGACCAGATTTCaggggtgaaatctgtgtactatgaacggcaatatccagtggggtgagaaaaactgcttaatctagatgttgcccaggcTAATAGGGTTCAGAGTTTAGAGtgcgtgcttatattttgttttattttggtaactaacacTGACTTTTTGTCCATCACTTaataccacttaaaatctatcttttgtagacaataaatttattttactgtttatctttaccagtgagtttgtatgaagtttGTGACATaactgctcaggtttgcaaaggctggtgtatatccacctttccattgatgaagtagtgaaccaattaataaatctgcattgctTGTCTTGAGccgtgcaagacggtatattcctgaggcacagagctggggggatTCGGCTGGTGTCTTTCCCTGTCTGactcatgagtggctctgggagcattcatgcaatctagctgggtgtgggactCCACATGCAGCTGTGCTGAATGATCACAGCATCTGGAGGGGTTGCGGCTGGTCACTAGccaggcattgtgagagacacccaggctggagagagttaagggggtaCAGCGGTCCCACActtccaggctgcaccccggggatcccgtcacaTCTCCATCCCACAGACACCCCCTCCCATCTGGGGAGCTGCATGGCCGTTTCCTTCCTCTCCCGGCCCAGCCTCACCCCCGAAGTAGGAGCCATCGGACAGCTTGGTCTCCTTGTTGCCCTTGGTGAGGATGCTGACCACGCCGTGCTGGATGAAGTACATCTTCTTGCCCACGGTGCCCTCGCGGATGATGAAGTCCCCAGGCTGGAAGACCTCGAAGCGCAGCTTGGTCAGAGTGGCCGTCACAAAGTTGGGGTCGGCGCTGGCAAACAGCGGCATGTTGGCCACCAGGTTCCGGCAGTTAAAGTTGATGATttcctgggaggagggcagcaaAGAGGGTCACTTGGAAGCAATATACCCCTCCGAGAGCAGCAACCCGCCAGCGATCACCCCCAGAGGGGGCAGCGGGGCTGGCCCCAGCAGTCACCCGCCCAGAGGGGGTGGCGGGGCTGGCCCCAGCAGTCACCCGCCCAGAGGGGGCGGCGGGGCTGGCCCTGGCTCCAGAACTCCCTACCTCTTTGAGAGGCTCACTCAGCTCCCCCAGGATGTTCTCCTCATCAAACATCTTGCCCTGGTAGCGGTGCTCATAGTACTCATGGATCCGCTGGCGCGTGTCCCCGGGCAGCTTGTGGAACGACATGTACTGCTCCACCTGCTTGTACTGGAGGGACAGACAGAAACGCTCATGCCAGGGCTGGAAACACCCAGATGGGAAGGGCAGGGGCTCCATAGATTGGTGGGAGGGGGCCCATGCCTGCGGCCCAAGCCCCAGGGTAAGAGTGAAGAGTGCAGTGTGGTGCCAGACAGCCTCCGCAGGCCTGGAACCAGGCAGCCCTGGGCCAGGTGTGCCAACGCGGGATAGAACCAGGGGAGAAGCTGGCAAGGAGCAGCACAGGTTGGGCAGTGTTTAGTGACACAAGTATCTGTTCATTCCCAGCTCATACCCAGGCCCTATCTCCCCCACACCAGCCCATCACCTCCCCTGCTTGCCTCAAGGCCTGCCCCTTACCACCCTGCCTGAGCTTTGGGGCCTGCTtcactcccccaagccctgcaggGCACTCACCTTCTCCTGGTACTGCCGGCGGGAGGAGTCCAGCGACTGGATGAGGGCAGTGGCGTGGCCAATGAACATGGCGTAGCAGGTGGCACCCACAATCATGCTGAGCATGGTGAGCCAGACGTCGGTCATCCCCTCCGGAGCTTGCTGGCCGTACCCAATGCAGAGCATGTGGCTCATGGCCTTAAACAAGGCATGGGAGTACTGCTTCCCCCAGGAGTCGTTCTGCAGACAGGAGGGCACCTGAGCAGGCTGTGGCCGGTTAACTCCTGCCACTGCAGCCAGGGATTTCTTTGAATATGCAGCCGCTCTGTGTctcccatggggggaggggggggaatgtgAACTCCCAGCCAGCAGGGGAGCACGTCTGTGGCCTCACCCCCCGGGGCAGGGCCCCATTCCCCAGGGGCAGCGGCTTCTGGGCTGATCTAAGGACCAGAGGCttcgcccccagcccagctcccagggAGACAGCAGGAACCGCTCCTGCCTGCTGTCACTTGGCAGCTGGTGGGAGGGATTTCCCTTGCTTGTCGGATTTAATTAGCGGCAGAGATGTGCTGCAGCAGGGACACGCCCAGATTGAGAGATTCCCCTGTCTGACTGATGGCTGCAGGGCTGCAATCAGACTTCATCAACCCCCAGCTGGACAGCACATGTGTGCATGTGTAATTAGCACAGGTGTAAGTGTGCACCTGGGGGGtgtaagagtgtgtgtgtagCAGCGTGTGTGCCAGGGGACGCTCCCAGCCTGGAACATGCCCGATGGTCTGGTCCGTGAGGTCTCCCAGGCTGGAGCCATCAGCATAAGGTTTATTTATCACCTGCCTGTCCCTTTATAAACACtaagccctcccccaccccgtgcaCATGCCACGATCCCCATTACACAGACTGCAGCCCCAGTCTCTCAATCAGGAGATCAACCCCCCCAAAGGCAGTTCTCCTGTTAGCCCTGCAGGGCCAGCCTGgcttggggatggggcagggagatcGAATTCTGCCCTCATTGACCCCACGCAGCCCCTGGCCGCtgagcagggtgggaggggatctGCCTTCCAGCACATTCATTGTTAACAGAGTGACACAGTGCGCGTGTCACAGTGGAGACCGGGACCCTGGACAGGGATTCCCCCCATTGTTCCCCAGCCAGCCTGTTCCTGGGCACAACTCCTCCGGGAGCCCACAGGAACACAGCTCTGTTGCGGCagtctggggtgggggatggttTTAAAGAATTGCCTTGTAAAATAAAGGATTTGCTCCTTATGTCCCATGATGGGCACCAGGGCAGCGGATGGCACCGCTCCGCCTCGGGGGGCTCTTAGACCAGAATGGGTGACAGATGCTGAGGAGAGCAGAGCCCGCAAGGAAGGGACAAGCTGGAGCCCGacagccccaccccagtgggCAGCAAATTCAGGGCTACACGAAGATCCTGGGGATCTCCGGCTCCAGTGCAGACGAGCCGGGCGGGGCACTCACCACCAGGTGATTGATGGAGACCCAGCAGTCCTCAGGGAAATCCTGCAGCATGGGCACCAGGAACTGCAGGCAGCCGTCCCagtgacacagcagcagcatcATGCCAATGAGGTTAACGATCCGCACCACGGCGCTGGCCAGGTCGTAGGTCATGTGGAAAATCTGAGCAAGGGCACAAGACGGGAGGAAGACTGTGAAAAGCCAGCTCTCTTCTTCAGGTACCCGCAGGGGAGGACCCCAAAtgcccctgaaccccccacaaaAGCTCCTTAAGCCTCGCAGCCACAGGTCCCcaagatgcccccccccccggccaggggCTCTGAACCTCCCCCTTGATCCAGGCAGGGATCCCCCCAAacgaccccctcctccccccggcagtcccacctcctcccactgGTGAATGTAGCGGATGAGGCGGGACAGGCGTAGGAGCCGCAACAGGCTGAGGATCTTGGTGAAGCGCACGATGCGCAGGGCCCGCGCTGTCTTGTAGACGTCGGAGTCCACCTGAGTCTCCAGGTCGACGATGAGGAAGATGTAATCCACGGGGATGGAGGAGATGAAATCGACCAGGAACCAGCTCTTCAGGTACTTCATCTTGATGGTGTGCGGGTCCAGGATGATCTCCGTGTTGTCCTCCACCACGATGCCCGTGCGGAAGTTCAACACCAGGTCGGCCAGGAAGAAGGTGTCCGAGAGCACGTTGAAGACAATCCAAGGTGGTGTGTTCTCATCCTTGAAAAAGGTGATGCCTACGGGCAGGATGATCAGGTTCcccaccatcagcagcagcatGATGAGGTCCCAGTAAAACCTGCAGGAGGAATGGAGAGCGGGCACAAAGCAGGGGACAGAGGAGCAGGGGAACaagaaaggaggagaggagatggggaacggagccaggaaaggaggaaggaagggagagaatgAAAACCTCCTTCTAGTAGCTAAACCTGCATGAGAAATTGGATCAGtttaaactggagagggttcagagaagacccCTGAGACTGATGAAAgggctggaaaacctgccttacagtgacagaGCTCCATGTGTTTAGAGAGAAGTTTAAGGGATGATTTTTCTCACTGTCTGTAAGTACCTTCCTGGGTACTTAGATATTTGATcacgggctcttcagtctagcagacaaaaatCTAACACGAGCCAACAGCTGGGAAGTTGAAACAAGACATATTCAGACCGGAAATAAAGTGCAAATGTTTaagagtgagagtaattaaccattgggacaatttacctAGAGCTGTGGGGGATTCTCCAGCACCGGAAATACTGAAATCAAAAAGAGGGGCTGTAGATCCAACAGGAACCGATTCAGGGAAGTCCCATGGCCTGCGTGACACAGGATGTCAGACTTGCTGATCagcaaggtcccttctggccttggactctataaACCCTGTGGAGATTGCGTGCACCTGCCCCAAACAGATACATGGCCAGGATGTGCATGCATGGACATGGACAcgcaccctcctccccagatcCCAAACAGATACACGGCCAGgatgtgcacacgcacacacctcCCCATTTGTCTCTCCACCTGGGAGGACTGAGAGCCTGCAGCTCACCAGCCATCTGCGGGGGCAACAACACGCCAGGCCAGACAGCTCGACTCCCAACTTTGTGCCCCCAAACAATCAGAGAGCCGTGGTACGAGAGCACGGAGGCGCTGAGTCTGCCCCCAGCCCGAGATCCCAAAGGGAAAGGAATTAGCACAGcggcagggaaggagagagaggaggaggcggcTCCAGCTGGCTATGAAAGGAGCCGGGGAGCTGCTGAGGCAGTAGGGGATAGGGTGGCTGGGCCTG is a window from the Malaclemys terrapin pileata isolate rMalTer1 chromosome 21, rMalTer1.hap1, whole genome shotgun sequence genome containing:
- the HCN3 gene encoding potassium/sodium hyperpolarization-activated cyclic nucleotide-gated channel 3 isoform X4 produces the protein MLLLMVGNLIILPVGITFFKDENTPPWIVFNVLSDTFFLADLVLNFRTGIVVEDNTEIILDPHTIKMKYLKSWFLVDFISSIPVDYIFLIVDLETQVDSDVYKTARALRIVRFTKILSLLRLLRLSRLIRYIHQWEEIFHMTYDLASAVVRIVNLIGMMLLLCHWDGCLQFLVPMLQDFPEDCWVSINHLVNDSWGKQYSHALFKAMSHMLCIGYGQQAPEGMTDVWLTMLSMIVGATCYAMFIGHATALIQSLDSSRRQYQEKYKQVEQYMSFHKLPGDTRQRIHEYYEHRYQGKMFDEENILGELSEPLKEEIINFNCRNLVANMPLFASADPNFVTATLTKLRFEVFQPGDFIIREGTVGKKMYFIQHGVVSILTKGNKETKLSDGSYFGEICLLTRGRRTASVRADTYCRLYSLSVDNFNEVLEEHPMMRRAFETVAMDRLDRIGEGAPAPGKKNSILLRKRAEHSSGTMNNEMIQQIVKHDRDMAHNIQDLQQMAVGRELSGKPVIWEPLVHAPLQTAAATTNVAIALTHQQSLQAHIFLPPSSISSPLSPEATLLTRQVRRSQPSLGGSRPSSVSSQSGVQSHLQTPAANSPSSPMVQSQSPLESGGQKAGHVGLPQPRLVQKGEPLAIAKQPLTGSQPQLSKSRGTSVSTSLLQQPAGAPSPSSEQALPAGRTLHYSLSRATGSHISLLMQPQQLVKHRSIQGLPIGRLTQDVRLLSASQPSLPNKVAQQVDGSSSPQGRKSAGNLAHRSSPSVAGLLTKPPPGVPGQPAHPQQMPSGSLVQSSRPVSGPSTPQSPVSTPRHAAGPSRKGSVAFSPEVESGKPKLPSNI